A DNA window from Chryseobacterium scophthalmum contains the following coding sequences:
- a CDS encoding ankyrin repeat domain-containing protein → MWQKRTRHTFRNNNTMRKTYLLILITISITLTNCKKEEISRTDPIIEKSNSINKFFKQEDGFEYTKLGLACKNNNLANVKELISKGADINIVKKDDIYEYDALSVAIENNHYEIVKFLINEKADVNKVYNEDGLTAIGLATKLNQKEIVELLLKNHANPNGSDASETDYKETPLLIAIQNNNIIIAKLLIDSGANINDTDKDGNTIKSLISSKGGQWENLVSANAQKLLKFNGEYFAENDKLSDYGISLNFKNDSIIYTEIGNMGKTYNQYLLKVSLTENNKIYLKYDKTLNGYTVNANKGNYFGIVTSEKIGLLFESEYLSEKFDVDKTFMSK, encoded by the coding sequence ATGTGGCAAAAAAGAACCCGCCATACATTTAGAAATAATAATACCATGAGAAAAACATATTTATTAATACTTATTACAATATCTATTACTTTAACAAATTGTAAGAAAGAAGAAATATCACGTACTGATCCAATTATAGAGAAGAGCAATAGTATAAATAAATTTTTCAAACAAGAAGATGGTTTTGAATATACCAAACTTGGTCTTGCATGCAAAAATAATAACCTTGCTAATGTAAAAGAGTTAATTTCTAAAGGAGCCGATATAAATATTGTAAAGAAAGATGACATTTATGAATATGATGCCCTTTCTGTTGCAATAGAAAACAATCATTATGAAATTGTTAAATTTTTAATTAATGAAAAAGCAGATGTTAACAAAGTATATAATGAAGATGGTTTAACTGCAATTGGATTAGCAACAAAGTTAAATCAAAAAGAGATTGTTGAACTTTTATTAAAAAACCACGCAAATCCTAATGGTTCAGATGCATCAGAGACAGATTACAAAGAAACTCCATTATTAATTGCTATCCAAAATAACAATATTATCATTGCCAAGTTATTAATAGATTCTGGCGCAAATATTAATGATACCGATAAAGATGGTAATACAATAAAAAGTTTAATTTCCTCAAAAGGAGGGCAATGGGAAAATCTAGTTTCTGCTAATGCTCAAAAACTATTAAAATTCAATGGAGAATACTTTGCAGAAAATGACAAATTGAGTGATTATGGAATATCATTAAACTTCAAAAATGATTCTATTATTTATACAGAAATTGGCAATATGGGAAAAACGTACAATCAATATTTACTGAAAGTAAGTTTGACAGAAAATAATAAGATATATCTCAAATATGATAAAACATTGAATGGATATACGGTAAATGCAAATAAAGGCAATTACTTTGGAATAGTTACATCTGAAAAAATAGGTTTATTATTTGAAAGTGAATATTTATCAGAAAAATTTGATGTTGATAAAACTTTTATGAGTAAATAA
- a CDS encoding agmatine deiminase family protein, giving the protein MKNFISALFIVLSINFTMAQTYHFPEESDVHEGTWLQWPHQYQHGVTYRNHVESTWVEMVKALQTNEKVHIIAYNEVEKQRIIKVLEKEKVSLKNVDFKIYPTDDVWIRDNGPIFVKDNNGNVLIEDWGFNGWGEKYDFENCDQIPSKIGKDLGVKVIDLGEEMVNEGGSVETDGNGVLMACKSSVISQEKESIRNKGITQRQAENIFKKYYGVSKVIWLDGVTGLDVTDMHIDGFMKFINHNTMLTMKEEDLLELGLSESDVEKLYSATNTEGKEYKKVYIPATKNKVKTAYGKQLEDKGSYVNYYVANGVVLVPNYGDTNDKIANEIIQKQYPNRKVIGIDVRNLYENGGMIHCVTQQQPAGKLLKEKN; this is encoded by the coding sequence ATGAAAAATTTTATTTCTGCTTTATTTATAGTTTTAAGTATCAATTTCACTATGGCTCAAACTTATCATTTCCCGGAAGAATCTGATGTGCACGAAGGAACCTGGTTACAGTGGCCTCATCAATATCAACATGGTGTAACGTACAGAAATCATGTGGAGTCAACTTGGGTAGAAATGGTAAAAGCATTACAAACCAACGAAAAAGTTCACATCATCGCTTATAATGAAGTTGAAAAACAGAGAATCATCAAAGTTTTAGAAAAAGAAAAAGTTTCTTTGAAAAATGTAGACTTTAAAATATATCCGACAGATGATGTTTGGATAAGAGATAACGGACCAATTTTCGTAAAAGACAACAACGGAAATGTTTTGATTGAAGACTGGGGTTTTAATGGGTGGGGCGAAAAATATGATTTTGAAAACTGTGATCAAATCCCATCAAAAATCGGAAAAGATTTAGGTGTAAAAGTGATTGATCTTGGTGAAGAAATGGTCAACGAAGGTGGCTCTGTAGAGACTGACGGAAACGGAGTTTTGATGGCTTGTAAAAGTTCGGTCATCAGTCAGGAAAAAGAATCAATCAGAAACAAAGGAATTACCCAAAGGCAAGCCGAAAATATTTTTAAAAAATATTATGGCGTTTCCAAAGTAATCTGGTTAGATGGCGTTACAGGTCTTGATGTTACCGATATGCATATTGACGGATTTATGAAATTCATCAATCACAACACCATGCTTACAATGAAAGAAGAAGATTTGCTAGAATTAGGACTTTCTGAAAGTGATGTTGAAAAATTGTACTCCGCAACAAACACAGAAGGTAAAGAATACAAGAAAGTTTATATTCCAGCGACAAAAAATAAAGTGAAAACGGCTTATGGAAAACAACTTGAAGACAAAGGTTCTTATGTAAATTATTACGTAGCCAACGGAGTTGTTTTAGTTCCGAACTATGGAGATACTAACGATAAAATAGCCAATGAAATTATTCAAAAACAATATCCCAACAGAAAAGTGATCGGTATTGATGTAAGAAATCTCTATGAAAATGGAGGAATGATTCATTGCGTAACGCAACAGCAACCTGCAGGAAAGCTATTAAAAGAAAAGAATTAA